The following coding sequences lie in one Anomalospiza imberbis isolate Cuckoo-Finch-1a 21T00152 chromosome 17, ASM3175350v1, whole genome shotgun sequence genomic window:
- the TSHZ2 gene encoding teashirt homolog 2 isoform X3, which yields MAEPTGEWKSSGSTWTGYVQEEDLKEEEDIREEEEDDDDNNSTAQLQSSNDTGTDEEHEVGPEQKGNFSFQNSPVSHISNQDAENESLLSDGSDHVADIKNICSREPQDPKSSTHPKAQSEAHDCMDKMTAVYANILSDSYWTGLGLGFKLSNSEKRSCDNRNGGNKADFDWHQDALSKSLQQNLPSRPVSKPNLFSSVQLYRQSSKMCGTVFTGASRFRCRQCSAAYDTLVELTVHMNETGHYQDDNHKKDKHRPTSYSKPRKRAFQDMDKEDAQKVLKCMFCGDSFDSLQDLSVHMIKTKHYQKVPLKEPVPTISSKMVTPAKKRVFDVNRPCSPDSTTGSFSDTFSPQKNANLQLSSNNRYGYQNGASYTWQFEACKSQILKCMECGSSHDTLQQLTTHMMVTGHFLKVTSSASKKGKQLVLDPLAVEKMQSLSEAPASDSPVSKSTSKSSAECIGPASELKKESKKDKADDANKDEKAMKTEEYEDTLQKPLDPTMKYQYLREEDLEDGSKGGGDILKSLENTVTTAINKAQNGAPSWSAYPSIHAAYQLSEGAKPSLPVGSQVLQIRPTMTNKLRPIAPKWKVMPLVPISANVSQCTQVKKEAEDKEEVQKDYAKEGVQAEPASHSQSEREPLLKAEASVEPKKTEPCPLKEEDKIKEDSGKEKPVQQPPAASLSNGCAAANHSSELPCVNPLSALQSVLNNHLGKATEPLQPQSNCSPSSSTISMFHKPNLNMMEKPVLSPAPTPPKPASVSRHYLFENNDQPIDLTKSKGKKAESAQAQSCTSPPQKHALSDIADMVKVLPKATTPKPAASSRIPSMKLEIDVRRFEDVSTEVSTLHKRKGRQSNWNPQHLLILQAQFASSLFQTSEGKYLLSDLGPQERMQISKFTGLSMTTISHWLANVKYQLRKTGGTKFLKNMDKGHPVFYCSDCASQFRTPSTYISHLESHLGFQMKDMNRLAVEQQTKVEQEISRVSVQRSPETIAGEEDTDSKFK from the coding sequence GTTATGTCCAAGAGGAAGATttaaaggaagaggaagatataagggaggaggaagaagatgaCGATGACAACAACTCCActgctcagctgcagagcagcaatGACACTGGCACGGATGAGGAGCACGAAGTGGGTCCTGAGCAGAAAGGGAACTTCAGTTTCCAGAATTCCCCTGTCAGTCACATATCCAACCAGGACGCGGAGAACGAATCACTACTGAGTGACGGTAGTGACCACGTGGCAGATATCAAAAACATCTGCTCCAGGGagccccaggaccccaaaaGCAGCACCCACCCCAAAGCCCAGAGCGAAGCACATGATTGCATGGATAAAATGACAGCAGTCTATGCTAACATCCTGTCGGACTCTTACTGGACAGGCTTGGGGCTGGGTTTCAAGTTGTCCAACTCTGAAAAGAGGAGTTGCGACAACAGGAACGGAGGGAACAAAGCTGATTTTGATTGGCACCAAGACGCACTGTCCAAAAGCTTGCAGCAGAATTTACCTTCCAGGCCTGTCTCCAAGCCCAACCTGTTCAGCTCGGTGCAGCTCTACAGGCAGAGCAGCAAAATGTGTGGGACTGTGTTCACGGGCGCCAGCCGGTTCCGCTGCCGGCAGTGCAGCGCTGCCTACGACACCTTGGTGGAACTCACGGTCCACATGAACGAGACAGGGCACTACCAGGATGACAACCACAAAAAGGACAAGCACAGACCTACCAGCTACTCCAAGCCCCGGAAAAGGGCGTTCCAGGACATGGACAAGGAAGATGCACAAAAAGTTCTGAAGTGTATGTTCTGTGGTGACTCTTTTGATTCCCTTCAAGATCTGAGTGTTCATAtgataaaaacaaaacattacCAAAAAGTGCCTTTGAAGGAGCCGGTACCAACCATTTCTTCAAAAATGGTCACTCCAGCCAAGAAACGTGTGTTTGATGTGAACAGGCCTTGTTCCCCCGACTCCACGACAGGGTCTTTCTCAGACACCTTCTCTCCTCAGAAGAACGCGAACCTGCAGCTCTCCTCCAACAACCGCTACGGGTACCAGAACGGGGCCAGCTACACCTGGCAGTTCGAGGCCTGCAAATCCCAGATTTTGAAGTGTATGGAATGTGGAAGCTCCCATGATACCTTGCAGCAGCTCACAACCCACATGATGGTCACTGGCCATTTCTTGAAAGTCACGAGTTCAGCTtcaaagaaaggaaagcaaCTTGTTCTGGATCCTTTAGCTGTGGAAAAAATGCAATCGCTGTCTGAAGCACCAGCCAGTGACAGCCCCGTTTCAAAATCAACCAGTAAATCATCTGCAGAATGCATAGGTCCTGCCTCTGaacttaaaaaagaaagtaaaaaagatAAAGCTGATGATGCAAACAAAGATGAGAAAGCAATGAAAACTGAGGAGTATGAAGACACTCTTCAGAAACCCCTGGATCCCACAATGAAATACCAGTACCTCCGAGAAGAAGATTTAGAAGATGGCTCAAAGGGTGGTGGGGACATTTTAAAGTCCTTGGAGAACACTGTCACGACAGCCATCAATAAAGCTCAGAACGGAGCTCCCAGCTGGAGTGCGTATCCCAGCATCCACGCAGCTTACCAGCTCTCCGAGGGAGCCAAGCCGTCCTTGCCTGTGGGATCCCAGGTGCTCCAAATCAGGCCAACCATGACCAATAAATTGAGGCCCATAGCGCCCAAGTGGAAGGTGATGCCTCTGGTCCCTATCTCAGCAAATGTGAGCCAGTGCACTCAAGTGAAGAAGGAGGCTGAGGACAAGGAGGAGGTACAAAAGGACTATGCTAAGGAGGGCGTCCAGGCTGAGCCAGCCTCGCACAGCCAGAGCGAGAGGGAACCTCTCCTCAAAGCTGAAGCCTCTGTGGAGCCAAAAAAGACAGAACCGTGTCCCTTGAAAGAAGAAGACAAAATTAAAGAGGacagtggaaaagaaaagccagtccagcagccaccagcagcttctctcagtAACGGTTGTGCTGCTGCCAACCATTCCTCGGAGCTGCCCTGCGTGAACCCTCTGAGTGCACTGCAGTCTGTCCTGAACAATCACCTGGGCAAAGCCACTGAGCCCTTACAGCCTCAATCCaactgcagccccagctctaGCACAATTTCCATGTTCCACAAACCCAATCTAAACATGATGGAGAAGCCAGTTTTATCTCCTGCTCCGACCCCACCAAAGCCTGCAAGCGTATCCAGGCACTATTTGTTTGAAAACAATGATCAGCCTATTGACCTGACCAAATCCAAAGGCAAGAAAGCTGAGTCAGCTCAAGCACAATCTTGTACTTCTCCACCTCAAAAGCACGCTCTGTCTGACATCGCTGACATGGTCAAAGTTCTTCCCAAAGCTACCACACCAAAACCTGCTGCATCCTCAAGGATCCCGTCCATGAAGTTGGAAATAGATGTCCGACGCTTCGAGGACGTCTCCACGGAAGTCTCCACTCTGCATAAAAGGAAGGGCAGGCAGTCAAACTGGAACCCTCAGCATCTGCTCATTTTGCAAGCTCAGTTTGCTTCCAGCCTCTTCCAGACATCTGAAGGTAAATATTTATTATCAGACCTAGGCCCACAAGAGCGCATGCAGATTTCCAAATTCACTGGACTGTCGATGACCACCATCAGCCACTGGTTGGCAAATGTGAAGTATCAACTTAGGAAAACCGGAGGAACAAAGTTTTTGAAAAACATGGACAAAGGACATCCAGTCTTTTATTGCAGCGACTGTGCATCTCAGTTCCGAACCCCCTCTACTTACATTAGCCACTTAGAATCCCACCTAGGTTTCCAAATGAAAGACATGAACAGGCTGGCTGTGGAGCAGCAAACCAAGGTAGAACAAGAAATCTCCAGAGTTTCAGTTCAAAGATCTCCTGAAACAATAGCTGGAGAAGAGGACACAGACTCTAAGTTCAAAT
- the TSHZ2 gene encoding teashirt homolog 2 isoform X1 — MAEPTGEWKSSGSTWTGYVQEEDLKEEEDIREEEEDDDDNNSTAQLQSSNDTGTDEEHEVGPEQKGNFSFQNSPVSHISNQDAENESLLSDGSDHVADIKNICSREPQDPKSSTHPKAQSEAHDCMDKMTAVYANILSDSYWTGLGLGFKLSNSEKRSCDNRNGGNKADFDWHQDALSKSLQQNLPSRPVSKPNLFSSVQLYRQSSKMCGTVFTGASRFRCRQCSAAYDTLVELTVHMNETGHYQDDNHKKDKHRPTSYSKPRKRAFQDMDKEDAQKVLKCMFCGDSFDSLQDLSVHMIKTKHYQKVPLKEPVPTISSKMVTPAKKRVFDVNRPCSPDSTTGSFSDTFSPQKNANLQLSSNNRYGYQNGASYTWQFEACKSQILKCMECGSSHDTLQQLTTHMMVTGHFLKVTSSASKKGKQLVLDPLAVEKMQSLSEAPASDSPVSKSTSKSSAECIGPASELKKESKKDKADDANKDEKAMKTEEYEDTLQKPLDPTMKYQYLREEDLEDGSKGGGDILKSLENTVTTAINKAQNGAPSWSAYPSIHAAYQLSEGAKPSLPVGSQVLQIRPTMTNKLRPIAPKWKVMPLVPISANVSQCTQVKKEAEDKEEVQKDYAKEGVQAEPASHSQSEREPLLKAEASVEPKKTEPCPLKEEDKIKEDSGKEKPVQQPPAASLSNGCAAANHSSELPCVNPLSALQSVLNNHLGKATEPLQPQSNCSPSSSTISMFHKPNLNMMEKPVLSPAPTPPKPASVSRHYLFENNDQPIDLTKSKGKKAESAQAQSCTSPPQKHALSDIADMVKVLPKATTPKPAASSRIPSMKLEIDVRRFEDVSTEVSTLHKRKGRQSNWNPQHLLILQAQFASSLFQTSEGKYLLSDLGPQERMQISKFTGLSMTTISHWLANVKYQLRKTGGTKFLKNMDKGHPVFYCSDCASQFRTPSTYISHLESHLGFQMKDMNRLAVEQQTKVEQEISRVSVQRSPETIAGEEDTDSKFKCKLCCRTFASKHAVKLHLSKTHSKSPEHHSQFVAEVDEE, encoded by the coding sequence GTTATGTCCAAGAGGAAGATttaaaggaagaggaagatataagggaggaggaagaagatgaCGATGACAACAACTCCActgctcagctgcagagcagcaatGACACTGGCACGGATGAGGAGCACGAAGTGGGTCCTGAGCAGAAAGGGAACTTCAGTTTCCAGAATTCCCCTGTCAGTCACATATCCAACCAGGACGCGGAGAACGAATCACTACTGAGTGACGGTAGTGACCACGTGGCAGATATCAAAAACATCTGCTCCAGGGagccccaggaccccaaaaGCAGCACCCACCCCAAAGCCCAGAGCGAAGCACATGATTGCATGGATAAAATGACAGCAGTCTATGCTAACATCCTGTCGGACTCTTACTGGACAGGCTTGGGGCTGGGTTTCAAGTTGTCCAACTCTGAAAAGAGGAGTTGCGACAACAGGAACGGAGGGAACAAAGCTGATTTTGATTGGCACCAAGACGCACTGTCCAAAAGCTTGCAGCAGAATTTACCTTCCAGGCCTGTCTCCAAGCCCAACCTGTTCAGCTCGGTGCAGCTCTACAGGCAGAGCAGCAAAATGTGTGGGACTGTGTTCACGGGCGCCAGCCGGTTCCGCTGCCGGCAGTGCAGCGCTGCCTACGACACCTTGGTGGAACTCACGGTCCACATGAACGAGACAGGGCACTACCAGGATGACAACCACAAAAAGGACAAGCACAGACCTACCAGCTACTCCAAGCCCCGGAAAAGGGCGTTCCAGGACATGGACAAGGAAGATGCACAAAAAGTTCTGAAGTGTATGTTCTGTGGTGACTCTTTTGATTCCCTTCAAGATCTGAGTGTTCATAtgataaaaacaaaacattacCAAAAAGTGCCTTTGAAGGAGCCGGTACCAACCATTTCTTCAAAAATGGTCACTCCAGCCAAGAAACGTGTGTTTGATGTGAACAGGCCTTGTTCCCCCGACTCCACGACAGGGTCTTTCTCAGACACCTTCTCTCCTCAGAAGAACGCGAACCTGCAGCTCTCCTCCAACAACCGCTACGGGTACCAGAACGGGGCCAGCTACACCTGGCAGTTCGAGGCCTGCAAATCCCAGATTTTGAAGTGTATGGAATGTGGAAGCTCCCATGATACCTTGCAGCAGCTCACAACCCACATGATGGTCACTGGCCATTTCTTGAAAGTCACGAGTTCAGCTtcaaagaaaggaaagcaaCTTGTTCTGGATCCTTTAGCTGTGGAAAAAATGCAATCGCTGTCTGAAGCACCAGCCAGTGACAGCCCCGTTTCAAAATCAACCAGTAAATCATCTGCAGAATGCATAGGTCCTGCCTCTGaacttaaaaaagaaagtaaaaaagatAAAGCTGATGATGCAAACAAAGATGAGAAAGCAATGAAAACTGAGGAGTATGAAGACACTCTTCAGAAACCCCTGGATCCCACAATGAAATACCAGTACCTCCGAGAAGAAGATTTAGAAGATGGCTCAAAGGGTGGTGGGGACATTTTAAAGTCCTTGGAGAACACTGTCACGACAGCCATCAATAAAGCTCAGAACGGAGCTCCCAGCTGGAGTGCGTATCCCAGCATCCACGCAGCTTACCAGCTCTCCGAGGGAGCCAAGCCGTCCTTGCCTGTGGGATCCCAGGTGCTCCAAATCAGGCCAACCATGACCAATAAATTGAGGCCCATAGCGCCCAAGTGGAAGGTGATGCCTCTGGTCCCTATCTCAGCAAATGTGAGCCAGTGCACTCAAGTGAAGAAGGAGGCTGAGGACAAGGAGGAGGTACAAAAGGACTATGCTAAGGAGGGCGTCCAGGCTGAGCCAGCCTCGCACAGCCAGAGCGAGAGGGAACCTCTCCTCAAAGCTGAAGCCTCTGTGGAGCCAAAAAAGACAGAACCGTGTCCCTTGAAAGAAGAAGACAAAATTAAAGAGGacagtggaaaagaaaagccagtccagcagccaccagcagcttctctcagtAACGGTTGTGCTGCTGCCAACCATTCCTCGGAGCTGCCCTGCGTGAACCCTCTGAGTGCACTGCAGTCTGTCCTGAACAATCACCTGGGCAAAGCCACTGAGCCCTTACAGCCTCAATCCaactgcagccccagctctaGCACAATTTCCATGTTCCACAAACCCAATCTAAACATGATGGAGAAGCCAGTTTTATCTCCTGCTCCGACCCCACCAAAGCCTGCAAGCGTATCCAGGCACTATTTGTTTGAAAACAATGATCAGCCTATTGACCTGACCAAATCCAAAGGCAAGAAAGCTGAGTCAGCTCAAGCACAATCTTGTACTTCTCCACCTCAAAAGCACGCTCTGTCTGACATCGCTGACATGGTCAAAGTTCTTCCCAAAGCTACCACACCAAAACCTGCTGCATCCTCAAGGATCCCGTCCATGAAGTTGGAAATAGATGTCCGACGCTTCGAGGACGTCTCCACGGAAGTCTCCACTCTGCATAAAAGGAAGGGCAGGCAGTCAAACTGGAACCCTCAGCATCTGCTCATTTTGCAAGCTCAGTTTGCTTCCAGCCTCTTCCAGACATCTGAAGGTAAATATTTATTATCAGACCTAGGCCCACAAGAGCGCATGCAGATTTCCAAATTCACTGGACTGTCGATGACCACCATCAGCCACTGGTTGGCAAATGTGAAGTATCAACTTAGGAAAACCGGAGGAACAAAGTTTTTGAAAAACATGGACAAAGGACATCCAGTCTTTTATTGCAGCGACTGTGCATCTCAGTTCCGAACCCCCTCTACTTACATTAGCCACTTAGAATCCCACCTAGGTTTCCAAATGAAAGACATGAACAGGCTGGCTGTGGAGCAGCAAACCAAGGTAGAACAAGAAATCTCCAGAGTTTCAGTTCAAAGATCTCCTGAAACAATAGCTGGAGAAGAGGACACAGACTCTAAGTTCAAATGTAAGTTGTGCTGTCGGACATTTGCGAGCAAACATGCAGTAAAACTTCATCTAAGCAAAACACACAGCAAGTCACCAGAACACCATTCACAATTTGTAGCAGAAGTGGATGAAGAATAA
- the TSHZ2 gene encoding teashirt homolog 2 isoform X2, translating into MPRRKQQAPKRAAGYVQEEDLKEEEDIREEEEDDDDNNSTAQLQSSNDTGTDEEHEVGPEQKGNFSFQNSPVSHISNQDAENESLLSDGSDHVADIKNICSREPQDPKSSTHPKAQSEAHDCMDKMTAVYANILSDSYWTGLGLGFKLSNSEKRSCDNRNGGNKADFDWHQDALSKSLQQNLPSRPVSKPNLFSSVQLYRQSSKMCGTVFTGASRFRCRQCSAAYDTLVELTVHMNETGHYQDDNHKKDKHRPTSYSKPRKRAFQDMDKEDAQKVLKCMFCGDSFDSLQDLSVHMIKTKHYQKVPLKEPVPTISSKMVTPAKKRVFDVNRPCSPDSTTGSFSDTFSPQKNANLQLSSNNRYGYQNGASYTWQFEACKSQILKCMECGSSHDTLQQLTTHMMVTGHFLKVTSSASKKGKQLVLDPLAVEKMQSLSEAPASDSPVSKSTSKSSAECIGPASELKKESKKDKADDANKDEKAMKTEEYEDTLQKPLDPTMKYQYLREEDLEDGSKGGGDILKSLENTVTTAINKAQNGAPSWSAYPSIHAAYQLSEGAKPSLPVGSQVLQIRPTMTNKLRPIAPKWKVMPLVPISANVSQCTQVKKEAEDKEEVQKDYAKEGVQAEPASHSQSEREPLLKAEASVEPKKTEPCPLKEEDKIKEDSGKEKPVQQPPAASLSNGCAAANHSSELPCVNPLSALQSVLNNHLGKATEPLQPQSNCSPSSSTISMFHKPNLNMMEKPVLSPAPTPPKPASVSRHYLFENNDQPIDLTKSKGKKAESAQAQSCTSPPQKHALSDIADMVKVLPKATTPKPAASSRIPSMKLEIDVRRFEDVSTEVSTLHKRKGRQSNWNPQHLLILQAQFASSLFQTSEGKYLLSDLGPQERMQISKFTGLSMTTISHWLANVKYQLRKTGGTKFLKNMDKGHPVFYCSDCASQFRTPSTYISHLESHLGFQMKDMNRLAVEQQTKVEQEISRVSVQRSPETIAGEEDTDSKFKCKLCCRTFASKHAVKLHLSKTHSKSPEHHSQFVAEVDEE; encoded by the coding sequence GTTATGTCCAAGAGGAAGATttaaaggaagaggaagatataagggaggaggaagaagatgaCGATGACAACAACTCCActgctcagctgcagagcagcaatGACACTGGCACGGATGAGGAGCACGAAGTGGGTCCTGAGCAGAAAGGGAACTTCAGTTTCCAGAATTCCCCTGTCAGTCACATATCCAACCAGGACGCGGAGAACGAATCACTACTGAGTGACGGTAGTGACCACGTGGCAGATATCAAAAACATCTGCTCCAGGGagccccaggaccccaaaaGCAGCACCCACCCCAAAGCCCAGAGCGAAGCACATGATTGCATGGATAAAATGACAGCAGTCTATGCTAACATCCTGTCGGACTCTTACTGGACAGGCTTGGGGCTGGGTTTCAAGTTGTCCAACTCTGAAAAGAGGAGTTGCGACAACAGGAACGGAGGGAACAAAGCTGATTTTGATTGGCACCAAGACGCACTGTCCAAAAGCTTGCAGCAGAATTTACCTTCCAGGCCTGTCTCCAAGCCCAACCTGTTCAGCTCGGTGCAGCTCTACAGGCAGAGCAGCAAAATGTGTGGGACTGTGTTCACGGGCGCCAGCCGGTTCCGCTGCCGGCAGTGCAGCGCTGCCTACGACACCTTGGTGGAACTCACGGTCCACATGAACGAGACAGGGCACTACCAGGATGACAACCACAAAAAGGACAAGCACAGACCTACCAGCTACTCCAAGCCCCGGAAAAGGGCGTTCCAGGACATGGACAAGGAAGATGCACAAAAAGTTCTGAAGTGTATGTTCTGTGGTGACTCTTTTGATTCCCTTCAAGATCTGAGTGTTCATAtgataaaaacaaaacattacCAAAAAGTGCCTTTGAAGGAGCCGGTACCAACCATTTCTTCAAAAATGGTCACTCCAGCCAAGAAACGTGTGTTTGATGTGAACAGGCCTTGTTCCCCCGACTCCACGACAGGGTCTTTCTCAGACACCTTCTCTCCTCAGAAGAACGCGAACCTGCAGCTCTCCTCCAACAACCGCTACGGGTACCAGAACGGGGCCAGCTACACCTGGCAGTTCGAGGCCTGCAAATCCCAGATTTTGAAGTGTATGGAATGTGGAAGCTCCCATGATACCTTGCAGCAGCTCACAACCCACATGATGGTCACTGGCCATTTCTTGAAAGTCACGAGTTCAGCTtcaaagaaaggaaagcaaCTTGTTCTGGATCCTTTAGCTGTGGAAAAAATGCAATCGCTGTCTGAAGCACCAGCCAGTGACAGCCCCGTTTCAAAATCAACCAGTAAATCATCTGCAGAATGCATAGGTCCTGCCTCTGaacttaaaaaagaaagtaaaaaagatAAAGCTGATGATGCAAACAAAGATGAGAAAGCAATGAAAACTGAGGAGTATGAAGACACTCTTCAGAAACCCCTGGATCCCACAATGAAATACCAGTACCTCCGAGAAGAAGATTTAGAAGATGGCTCAAAGGGTGGTGGGGACATTTTAAAGTCCTTGGAGAACACTGTCACGACAGCCATCAATAAAGCTCAGAACGGAGCTCCCAGCTGGAGTGCGTATCCCAGCATCCACGCAGCTTACCAGCTCTCCGAGGGAGCCAAGCCGTCCTTGCCTGTGGGATCCCAGGTGCTCCAAATCAGGCCAACCATGACCAATAAATTGAGGCCCATAGCGCCCAAGTGGAAGGTGATGCCTCTGGTCCCTATCTCAGCAAATGTGAGCCAGTGCACTCAAGTGAAGAAGGAGGCTGAGGACAAGGAGGAGGTACAAAAGGACTATGCTAAGGAGGGCGTCCAGGCTGAGCCAGCCTCGCACAGCCAGAGCGAGAGGGAACCTCTCCTCAAAGCTGAAGCCTCTGTGGAGCCAAAAAAGACAGAACCGTGTCCCTTGAAAGAAGAAGACAAAATTAAAGAGGacagtggaaaagaaaagccagtccagcagccaccagcagcttctctcagtAACGGTTGTGCTGCTGCCAACCATTCCTCGGAGCTGCCCTGCGTGAACCCTCTGAGTGCACTGCAGTCTGTCCTGAACAATCACCTGGGCAAAGCCACTGAGCCCTTACAGCCTCAATCCaactgcagccccagctctaGCACAATTTCCATGTTCCACAAACCCAATCTAAACATGATGGAGAAGCCAGTTTTATCTCCTGCTCCGACCCCACCAAAGCCTGCAAGCGTATCCAGGCACTATTTGTTTGAAAACAATGATCAGCCTATTGACCTGACCAAATCCAAAGGCAAGAAAGCTGAGTCAGCTCAAGCACAATCTTGTACTTCTCCACCTCAAAAGCACGCTCTGTCTGACATCGCTGACATGGTCAAAGTTCTTCCCAAAGCTACCACACCAAAACCTGCTGCATCCTCAAGGATCCCGTCCATGAAGTTGGAAATAGATGTCCGACGCTTCGAGGACGTCTCCACGGAAGTCTCCACTCTGCATAAAAGGAAGGGCAGGCAGTCAAACTGGAACCCTCAGCATCTGCTCATTTTGCAAGCTCAGTTTGCTTCCAGCCTCTTCCAGACATCTGAAGGTAAATATTTATTATCAGACCTAGGCCCACAAGAGCGCATGCAGATTTCCAAATTCACTGGACTGTCGATGACCACCATCAGCCACTGGTTGGCAAATGTGAAGTATCAACTTAGGAAAACCGGAGGAACAAAGTTTTTGAAAAACATGGACAAAGGACATCCAGTCTTTTATTGCAGCGACTGTGCATCTCAGTTCCGAACCCCCTCTACTTACATTAGCCACTTAGAATCCCACCTAGGTTTCCAAATGAAAGACATGAACAGGCTGGCTGTGGAGCAGCAAACCAAGGTAGAACAAGAAATCTCCAGAGTTTCAGTTCAAAGATCTCCTGAAACAATAGCTGGAGAAGAGGACACAGACTCTAAGTTCAAATGTAAGTTGTGCTGTCGGACATTTGCGAGCAAACATGCAGTAAAACTTCATCTAAGCAAAACACACAGCAAGTCACCAGAACACCATTCACAATTTGTAGCAGAAGTGGATGAAGAATAA